TTAACAGAAAAGGTAtacattttcagatttaaaaaggGGAAGCTGTTCGCCTGCACCTCACCCGGAGCTGCCGATGGACCTGGTGCCACTTCCCCGCCCAGCCACCTGCCTGCCACCCGCCTGCTGCCCCGCCGCCACCACACCCTTCTCCAACAGCCACAACACATTGAAGCTCCACTTCCCGGCCGAGTTCCCCGACTTCAGGGGCCACAACCACATGGCCAAGGTGCTGACCCCTGAGCTGTATGCGGAGCTGTGCCCCCAGAGCACCGAGCGGCTTCGCGCTGGATGACACCATCCAGACCGGCGTGGACAACCCGGGCCACCCCTACATCATGACCGTGGGCTGCGCGGCAGGCGACGAGGAGTCCTATGACGTGTTCAAGGAGCTCTTTGACCGCATCATCGAGGACCAGCACGGCGGCTACAAGCCCAGCTACGAGCATAAGACCGACCTCAACCCCAACAATCTGCAGGGCGACGACGACCTGGACCCCAACTATGTGCTGAGCTCCCGGGTGCGCACCGTCGCAGCACCCGTGGCTtctgcctcccctcccactgCAGCCGCGGGGAGTGCGATGCCAGCCAGCAGCTCGCCCTGGAAGCTCCGTCGAGCCTGGGCGGCCAGTACTATGCGGTCAAGAGCGTGACCGAGGCGGAGCAGCAGCAGCTCATCGACTACCACTTCCTCTTCGATAAGCCTGTGTCGCCCCTGCTCCTGGCCTTGGGCATGGCCTGCTACTGGCCAGACGCCCGCGGCATCTGGCACAATGACACTAAGACCTTCctggtgtgaaaaaaaaattaaaaaaaaaaatcttcctggtGTGGATCAACGAGGAAGACCACCTGCAGGTCATCTCCATGCAGAAAAGGGGCAACATGAAGGAGGTGTTCACTCGGTTCTGCAACGACCTTACCCAGATTGAAACACTCTTTAAGTCAAAGAATTACGAAGTCATGTGGAACCCTCACCTGGGCTATATCCTCACCTGCCCATCCAACCTGAGCACAGGCCTGCGGGCAGGTGTGCACATCAAGCTGCCCCACCTAGACAAGCATGAGAAGTTCCCGGAGGTGCTCAAGCGGCTTCGGCTTCAGAAACAAGGCACAAGTGGTGTGGACACAGCTGCTGTGGGTGGCATCTTTGATGTCTTCAACGCAAACCGCCTGGGCTTCTCAGAGGTGGAGCTGGTACAGATGGTGGTGGATGGTGTGAAGCTGCTCATCAAGATGGAGCAGTGgctggagcagggccaggccaTTGATGACCTCGTGCCTGCCCAGAAGTGAGGCCCCAGCCCGcatctgccaccaccaccagccccactGCTTCCTAACTTATTGCCCGGGCAGTGCCCGCCATGCACCCCGCTGATGCTTGCCACTTGGCAGCTGAGCCCTTAGCCTCGTTGTAGAGACTTCTGTCACCCTTGGTAGAATTTAATTTTGTGATGGCTAAGATGTTGCTGATGCTGAAATAAACTAGGGTTTCGGCctgtaaaaaaaaggggggggggtgctggggagaaacaagtgcctggctcagtcggtagagcctatgactcttgatcttggttggAGTTGTGAGTTCCAGTCCCACGTTttgtatagagattacttaagtgaataaataagctgctttttaaaaagggagacagggactcctgtgtggctcagtcggctaagtgtctgactcttagtttcagctcaggtcatgatctcagggtcatgagatacaGCCCTGCACCGGGCACcttgttcagtgtggagtctgctagagattctccctctccctctgcccctgctccccacttccaaagaatgaatgaatgaatgaatgaatgaatgaataaataaataaatctttttaaagagtataCAGTGAACATCTATGTTAAGAAATAGATTTCTTCAGCATCATTTTGGAATTTCACTGCCACTACTACCTGGATTTATCTGACCAGGCTCCACATAGGTTCTTCCCAACATTTTGCTATTACAATCAGTGTTGCAGTGAACTGCCTAGTATCAGATCTTTTGTCCCCTCCTACTTACTCCCTTGTGACCAAGTCCCATGAGTGGAACTGCCATGTTGATGCTGTGCACCTTCTGGAGATTTCTGGCATGTATGATCAAAAAGCTCCACAAGAAGTTGGTCTGAGTTTCAGCACAGGATGGGGCTAAAGTACCATACCTGAACCCTTAGAGAggagcactttctttttttttttttttttattttatgaggttttaatttttttaagattttatttatttattcatgagagacaagagagagaggcagagacacaggcagagggagaagcaggctccatgcagggaacctgatgtgggacttgatcccgggactccaccatcacgccccgggccgaggGCACGCACCAGACtgttgaggcacccaggcatccctaattttaattccagtatagttaacatatagtgttatattagtttcaggtgtacaatatagtgattcaacacttccatacattactcagtgctcattcctgataagtgtattttttttccttaagtgggctccatgctcaacatgggacttgaactcacaacctcaagattgAGAGTCTCATGCTCTCCCTACTAAGCCAACCAGACACCCCTGGAAAGTGTCCTATTCAATTCCTatcacctgtttcccccatcctcccaacccccctctggtaaccaccagtttgttctcaagagtctgtttcttggtttcttctctttttacccctttgttcatttgttttgtttcttatattccatatgagtgagatcatgtgatgtttgtctttctctgacttatttcacttagcattgtactctcttgctccatccacgtcattgcaaatggcaagatttcattcttttttacggcTGAATAATAAATAGTACATTGTACatatacaccatatcttctttttttttttacaccacatcttctttatcctttcatctacaTTCAGATTTATtcaataatttggctattgtaagtaatgctgcagtaaacataggggtgcatgtatcctttcaaattaatgtttttgtattctttaggtaaatacccagtaatgcggttactggatcatagggtagttctatttttgattttttttttttctatttttgattttttgaggacacttcatactgtcttccacagtggctccacctgtttgcattcccaccagcagtgcatgagggttcccctttctccacatcctcaacaacaccTGTTgattcttgtgttgttgattttagcccttctgacaggAGTGAGTTtataatctcattgtggttttgatttacatttccctgatgatgagtgatattgagcatcatttcatgtgtctgttggccatatggatgtcttttttggagaaaagactgttcatgtcttctgcccatttttaattgcatgttttgttattttggtaTTAAATTGTGAGGAGCACTTtcttattaaagagaaaagaactaGTCAGTATCAGCTCAAACAGGTGTGAATCACAGAGGGTTTGCTTAGTACTCCAAACACGTTGGACCACCTTTGTTCTTGGTACAGAGATTCTTGTGAGATATTTGCTTGGTCTCAAGGGTTTGCTTCATTTTTGTGAAATCAACACCACTGATTTGAATTACCATTCCCAGAAATAGCTCTTTTACATGGGCTTCCACCCTTTGAGGGGATCAAAGAATAAAGTTTTCTGTGGACAtgctggaggaggagggtggTCTAGGGCTAGACACTAGAACCCCAGGGACAGAAGCCACCAATGTGGGTTTTCTCTGgtatctgatttttctttttttaatttttaaaactatttatttatttatttatttatttgagagagaaagacagagacataggcagagggagaagcatgctccctgcagggagcctgatctgggactcaatcccgggatcccaCCCCGAGCCcaaaacactcaaccgctgagccacccaggtatccttggtatctgatttttttttttaattaatttttattggtgttcaatttaccaacatacagaaaaacacccagtgctcatcccatcaagtgtccacctcagtgcccgtcacccttggtatctgatttttaaagatgacCTAGTAGCAGAAGTGGTCCTCAGCAGCCCATGACCTTTTGGACTATGGAACTTTGCCTTCTCCTGCCACAGAGGCTGGTCTTTTCCTTCCAATCACCTCGACAGAGCTTGAGACTCATTCCACTCTGAATTTCAAACTTCACCAAAGTAACAGATACAAAGCAAAGACAGGGACTCAGCTTCTTGGCAAGAACATCATCTTGCTTCACCTGCTAAGTGCTCTCAGCAAACGGTTAGGATTTGAGGTTCAAAGGCAAAACAGACAGGTGGCTCCAGGTCAgagcaggcacagggagaagcactCAGGAGGGCTTTCCTGAGCACCAAGATCCTCTGTGAGGACCCAGTCGGCCACATGCATTGATGGATCCTGATGGGATGCAGTCTACCCTGGTGATCTTGAAGCCTCAGCCAGGGGCCCAGGACCATGTTCTTCTTGAGCACAGCCACCTGCTCAAACAGGACTTCACCAGGGCTACTGAAACACCCAGAAGATTCCCACTGAGCAGTCTGTCTACCTGTTTCTATTGGATGTGTTTATTCCTTGCCTCGGTTCAGGTCACCGGCTGGCAATATTCCTGCCCTTTACTCAGCCTTCCAACTGGGACATGGTTGAAGGGGAttggagggcaggaaggagcctATTAAAGATAGGAAATAAAACACTGATTTACAGTGGTAAATGAATATTTTGCCGTTCCTTTTCTAAAACATAGTGACTCTCCCTTGAACTGAATGAAACTCCTTGGTGGGATGTGACCCTAGTACTGTAGCAATCCTTTGGAAACAATGAAAATGCAAATGTGAACACTGTTGGCAGAGAGAAGGAGCCCCTCCAGGCCTGGAGGTCAGCAATCTACTGGGACCTGAAAGAGAGGGTGTACAGGGCACTTCCTGCCTCCTGCTTCTGTCTTATGTGGCCTCTTCATCTTATTGTTTATTGTCATTGATTGTTTATCTTCTAAGTtcggaagagggaaaaaaaaaagtattaaaatacctGTCTGAAATTTGCCTCGTGGGTGAGATTTATGTATGGAAATCAAATGCAGAAGCACAAGGCCCTCCAGATGTCATCGCATTCTCAGAgaccagagccccccccccctccccgccagggGTCTGGCCTGAGAaggaggagctgcagggaggCAGTGCTCCAAGTGAGGTGCTGGGGGCTGGGTCCTATCAAAATGGGAgcaggcgggatccctgggtggggcagcggtttggcgcctgccttcggcccagggcgtgatcctggagacccgggatcgagtcccacgtcgggctcccggtgcatggagcctgcttctccctctgcctgtgtctctgtctctctctctctcactgtgtgcctatcataaataaattttaaaaaaaattaaaaaaaaattaaaaaaaaatgggagcagGCCTCTCCCTCTGAAACCAAACAGCCAGTGGATCTTTTGCTCCTGGGGCTGTATTGCACTAGAAGCTCCATGTTCCCTGAATCTGGAACAGACCaattaaatatctgaaaaggAGCAAAGGCCTAACAGTGACTCCCAGGTGCATATTCAAAATTTCGAATACCCTGAAGTGGAGCCAGGGCTCCTTCCAAGCTGCACTGCCCTCTGACACTGTCATGAAGGTTTTTCCTGAAGCCCAGCCATGAACCTCCTTTGTTGAGAGTAAATAAACTGGAACTGGAGGGCCGAAGACTCACAGAAGCCAGCTAGGCCTGAGTCTCGCCTGGCTCCTGTGTTCCCTTGTTCCCTGGAAGACTCCCATCCCGAGCTGCTTTCTTGCTCTGGCTCCAGCCTGCCACCCGAAGCTGTCCTCCCTCATGAGCACTTGAAGTCTGTATCAGTGTTCCTGCAGCCCATGGAGCCAGGGGAAGCCTGTGAGCACAGGATGGGGATGGACATCCTTGGAGAGGACTAGAATCTCCTTGTATGCTCgtgaaaatcttttttgtttttaaagactttatttattcatgagagacacacagggagaggcagagacacaggcagagggagaagcaggcaccacgcggggagcccaatgtgggacttgatcctaggacctcatgacctgagccaaaggcagacacttcaccactgagctacccaggtgctcatGCTCAGGAATATCTTAAAGAAGGAAAGTTAGTAGCATACAGACATGCTCAAAGTTCACGCAGATGTGCACACTCAACATTGGTCAGTCCTGCTCAGGATCAGCCTCCAAGGGTAGGCAAAGCTTCCATGGTCCTTCAGCCTTGGCTTTCTCCTCTCCCAGGAAAAACACATCCGAGAACTACAGTGGGTGATTTTTTTGTACTTTGGCCTGtggaaaatagtgaaagggattggAAGGCAGGAAGTAAATAGCCAGAAATGAAATGATGCCAAAAATAATGATGTCAGCATCATTGGGCTGGAGAGAGAATCTTTGGATTTTGTGGGTGGGGTAAGCCTGAGGAAACCTGGGGTGGCCGAGTCCTAGCCAAGATGGTGATAATCAGTTCACTCCCTGCAATCTCCATATCCCAGACACCCATGTATCCCACCTTCCACCATTGTTGGCATTACTAAAGTTATAATGAATCTTCTAGAACATGCTTTGTGAACATAGGAGACTGAAGGATCTGTTAGCGTGCCTGATAGGAACTGGTCCCAATCCATGTGGCTGCAGCCTCAGCTGTTTTGATATGGTGCATAGGCAGATCCCTGAAATAGCTTCCTTTATGATGGGCAACTTCATTCCTCCAACAAGTAACCCCAGATTTCTAAACATAGCTGCTGGCCAGGTAAGTAGGAAGTCCAGCCTGACAGTCAGGAACTCTGGCCTTTAGTCGGCCCACCCGGTTTAGGGCCATTCCTGCCATACCGGGCCAATATACTTGACCAGGCTCTTCCTCTGTGGAACAGGACATGACTACCCACCTGTCAGTCAGGACTACTGAGTTGTAGCAGTAGTACAACTGTTGCTAACTAAAGGCAAAAAGGAACTGAATGGAAAGGTCCTCAGGAGCTCAGGTGCCCTAGAGAACCACATGGACAGGAAGCTCAGCAGTGCTGCTGGGGAGCCATTGAGTACCAACTTTTCTTCTTGAACTCTTCACTTTCTGAATTCCAGAGAGTCTGGCTGGCCTTGCTTGGCTCATGTGCCCACTTCTTGGCCAGGGAGGGCTGGGCTGGCACCCTGACAGTTATGCCACTATATTCAAAGAGGGGGGAAAGGAGTGCCCTCAAATGAAACTGGGGTGCTGCCACTGAGAAAGGAGACTAAACCCTAGACAGCTCAAATCCAACCAGTGTCTGCAACACCCACCTGACTGGGTTGCTGTAAAGATGAAATGTGATGACACATGTAATATAAAGTGTCACAGAGAAGCAGCTGGGCTGCACTAAATGCTAGTGATTATGAATATAATCACCATCACTTCTCCTTGGGAGGGCACTAGCTGGCTTGACTTCTACGTGTATATTGGGCCTGGTCTAAGGATATACTTCTGGAAGCAGTACATGCACTGGTCTGGTTGTATTAAGCTCATTAGCTCAGAGTGCAATGACCAAGGAGCAAAAGGCCAGATTAACTGGAACAAATAAAGTAGGCTGGGGTGGGAGAAGTAAGAAGCAAGGGATTCTGAGGAAGCAGAACAAGGAAATGGATCTAATCGTGTCCTTGTGTACATGTTGGGGGACCCACAGAATTTGTGGCCAGATCTGGACAGGAATCCAGACGCTGTTAATCCTAGCCGTGTGCCTGGACAAATCCGTTTCCTCACCTTTAAACCAAAGTTAACAATGTGTACCTCACAGGAGTTGTGAAATGCACCATGAATGGCCAAATATGTCTTCCCATTTATGGGAGTAATGACACTTGGGATAAAAGCCACGAGCTAGTTTCACCACTTTACCCACAAATCTTGATTATCATGATGTTCCTGTTCAGGTATAACTGGAAGTAGAAGGATCTCTAATCTAGGTTTTTCGTTGGCACTCCTTTTAGGGTCTGGAGGTGTTTGCAtgagtgtttccttttctttttttaaaacatttatttattcatgagagagggagagggagaggcagagacacaggcacagggagaagcaggctccacgcaggaagcccgatgtgggacttgatcccgggactccaggatcacaccctgggctgaaggcagacgctcaactgctgagccccacccaggcgtcctgtttCCTTTTCCAATGCTTCTGTGCCCTTGACGGGCTTACATCACATGCGTGGGAATGAAGTGCACTGGCGGGAAGCAGTGGTGGGAAGGGCAA
This genomic interval from Vulpes lagopus strain Blue_001 chromosome 14, ASM1834538v1, whole genome shotgun sequence contains the following:
- the LOC121475852 gene encoding LOW QUALITY PROTEIN: creatine kinase B-type-like (The sequence of the model RefSeq protein was modified relative to this genomic sequence to represent the inferred CDS: inserted 3 bases in 2 codons), yielding MKSCVLPLLQTNCSDLKRGSCSPAPHPELPMDLVPLPRPATCLPPACCPAATTPFSNSHNTLKLHFPAEFPDFRGHNHMAKVLTPELYAELXAPRAPSGFALDDTIQTGVDNPGHPYIMTVGCAAGDEESYDVFKELFDRIIEDQHGGYKPSYEHKTDLNPNNLQGDDDLDPNYVLSSRVRTXRSTRGFCLPSHCSRGECDASQQLALEAPSSLGGQYYAVKSVTEAEQQQLIDYHFLFDKPVSPLLLALGMACYWPDARGIWHNDTKTFLVWINEEDHLQVISMQKRGNMKEVFTRFCNDLTQIETLFKSKNYEVMWNPHLGYILTCPSNLSTGLRAGVHIKLPHLDKHEKFPEVLKRLRLQKQGTSGVDTAAVGGIFDVFNANRLGFSEVELVQMVVDGVKLLIKMEQWLEQGQAIDDLVPAQK